The Salvelinus namaycush isolate Seneca chromosome 16, SaNama_1.0, whole genome shotgun sequence genome has a segment encoding these proteins:
- the LOC120060649 gene encoding SAP domain-containing ribonucleoprotein-like, with product MAEIGALQKLKLAELKHECEARGLDVKGNKVELITRLQVHLEEHEDDMGLNEDDVLGEEPEYLSKDADAVTGDNDEKPVAVSEKAEKKVVKITPPVSVDERLQKRADRFNVPASADSKKAIRAARFGLPAAAPPTSTTGVTVNKSTPVSVEQLKKRAERFGGNVSSVSKKVEEDEKLKKRKERFGILTGAVATDVEAKKQKRSERFGNVTV from the exons ATGGCTGAAATTGGGGCGCTCCAGAAACTTAAG CTTGCTGAGCTGAAGCATGAGTGTGAAGCCAGGGGTCTGGATGTGAAGGGCAACAAAGTGGAACTGATCACACGACTACAGGTTCATCTAGAGGAGCATG AGGATGACATGGGCCTAAATGAAGATGATGTTCTGGGAGAAGAGCCAGAG TACCTCTCGAAAGATGCGGATGCCGTCACTGGGGATAACGACGAGAAACCAGTAGCGGTGTCTGA GAAGGCTGAAAAGAAAGTGGTAAAAATCACACCTCCAGTGTCTGTGGATGAG AGGTTACAGAAAAGAGCAGACCGCTTCAATGTCCCTGCCTCAGCTGACAGCAAGAAGGCCATACGTGCTGCCCG GTTTGGTTTGCCCGCTGCTGCACCTCCAACTTCCACCACAG GTGTTACTGTGAATAAATCCACT CCAGTCAGCGTTGAACAGCTAAAAAAGCGAGCTGAACGATTTGGCGGGAACGTTTCTTCAGTCTCCAAGAAG GTTGAGGAAGATGAGAAGCTGAAGAAGCGGAAAGAAAGATTTGGGATCCTCACTGGTGCTGTTGCAACTGACGTTGAG GCAAAGAAACAGAAGCGTTCTGAACGATTTGGAAATGTGACAGTGTAA
- the LOC120061061 gene encoding cyclin-T1-like isoform X1: MAASFPSPSAINNNKWYFTREQIENSPSRRAGLDPDKELSYRQQAANLLQDMGQRLNVSQLTINTAIVYMHRFYMIQSFTRFHRNVIAPATLFLAAKVEEQPRKLEHVIKVTHACLNPQDPSPDVRSDAYLQQAQDLVILESIILQTLAFEITIDHPHTHVVKCTQLVRVVPASKDLAQTSYFMATNSLHLTTFCLQHSPPIVACVCIHLACKWSNWEIPVSTDSKHWWEYVDNTVTLELLDELTHEFLQILEKTPSRLKRIRNWKAAGQTVKGGKSKVPEDGDQTDGMMSMVSMSSSETTLGGLMSLSNPLSSSSSSMAPILLELKSTLGSGSDQPSHAELHAPAKVSLSEYRAKHADVLAAQKRKLENMEASVKREYATAAQALIGQQQRKEKHHRDQQQSSSHHSSSASSDLSNPSPIILKIPLEKERGERSSLKMRLPLGSGGGVGHSGGGNRGAGGEKDIKVRIRVPEKVRSGGSGEEGGKTREGKHRERSNHHHHHHHHHHSSSSFSGASVSSSSSHKHSASAAGAVGGSSSKKAPSDSSRMSSSSSVSRKRTHSTESQGSHSSKVSKSSRNSAHQLPALLAASGAHSLGAHPTDILPSLGLPSLHQGNYSHSKGDKPDTNGHNAGVGSQSNEYQDTFEMLNSLLSAQGVQPAQPPMFDCRSQYVEYRYSGGSRGGSRPPPLPAEPPPPLPPLPK; encoded by the exons ATGGCGGCTTCCTTCCCTTCTCCTTCTGcaataaacaacaacaaatggTACTTCACCCGAGAACAGATCGAGAATAGCCCGTCTCGCCGTGCGGGGCTTGATCCAGACAAAGAATTGTCCTACAGACAACAAGCTGCGAACCTTCTACAGGACATGGGACAACGACTTAATGT GTCCCAGCTAACAATTAATACTGCCATTGTGTATATGCACCGATTCTACATGATCCAGTCATTCACCAGGTTCCACAGAAAT GTCATAGCTCCAGCAACACTATTCCTGGCTGCAAAGGTTGAGGAGCAGCCCCGCAAGTTGGAGCATGTTATCAAGGTGACCCATGCATGCCTCAACCCTCAGGACCCTTCACCAGATGTCCGCAGTGAT GCTTACCTGCAACAAGCCCAAGACCTGGTCATTCTTGAGAGCATTATACTCCAGACCCTGG CCTTTGAAATCACCATTGACCACCCACATACTCATGTTGTCAAGTGCACCCAGCTAGTCAGAG TTGTTCCAGCGAGTAAGGATTTGGCCCAGACATCatacttcatggctaccaacag TCTACACCTAACCACATTCTGCCTGCAACACAGCCCGCCCATCGTGGCCTGCGTTTGCATCCACCTGGCCTGCAAGTGGTCCAACTGGGAGATCCCAGTCTCCACAGACAGCAAGCACTGGTGGGAGTATGTGGACAATACTGTCACCCTCGAGCTGCTGGATG AGCTCACCCACGAGTTCCTGCAGATCTTGGAGAAGACACCAAGCCGACTAAAACGCATTCGCAACTGGAAA GCGGCAGGTCAGACAGTGAAGGGAGGGAAGTCCAAGGTGCCAGAGGACGGCGATCAGACAGATGGCATGATGAGCATGGTCTCCATGTCGTCGTCTGAGACCACGCTGGGCGGCCTGATGAgcctctccaaccctctctcttcatcttcctcctccatGGCTCCCATACTACTGGAGCTCAAGTCGACCCTTGGCAGTGGTTCCGACCAGCCCAGCCACGCCGAGCTGCACGCCCCGGCCAAGGTGTCACTGAGCGAGTACCGGGCCAAGCACGCTGACGTCCTGGCTGCTCAGAAGAGGAAGCTGGAGAACATGGAGGCCAGCGTGAAGAGGGAGTACGCCACGGCAGCCCAGGCTCTGATAGGCCAGCAGCAGAGGAAGGAGAAGCACCACCGTGACCAGCAGCAATCCAGCTCCCACCATTCCAGCTCGGCCTCCTCTGACCTCAGCAACCCCTCGCCCATCATCCTCAAGATCCCCCTGGAAAAGGAGAGGGGCGAGCGCAGCTCCCTGAAGATGCGCCTCCCTCTGGGGTCTGGGGGAGGCGTGGGGCACAGTGGAGGAGGGaacagaggagcaggaggagaaaAGGACATCAAAGTGAGAATTCGGGTGCCTGAGAAAGTACGCAGTGGAGGCTCGGGAGAGGAGGGGGGCAAGACTAGGGAGGGAAAGCACCGAGAACGTTccaaccaccatcatcatcaccaccaccaccatcattcatCGTCATCTTTTAGCGGTGCTTCTGTCTCTTCGTCCTCGTCTCATAAACACTCAGCCAGTGCTGCTGGAGCTGTAGGAGGAAGCAGCAGCAAAAAAGCCCCCAGTGATTCGTCTAGAAtgagctcctcttcctctgtgtCTCGAAAGAGGACACATTCCACGGAGTCCCAGGGCTCCCACTCGTCCAAAGTCTCTAAGTCCTCCAGGAACTCAGCTCACCAGCTGCCTGCTCTTTTAGCTGCCTCTGGAGCACACTCCCTGGGGGCACACCCCACTGACATCCTCCCCTCCCTGggtctcccctccctccaccaGGGCAACTACTCTCACTCCAAGGGGGACAAGCCGGACACTAACGGACACAATGCAGGTGTTGGCAGCCAGTCGAATGAGTATCAGGACACGTTTGAAATGCTGAACTCTTTACTGAGTGCTCAGGGGGTGCAGCCTGCCCAGCCTCCCATGTTTGATTGCCGGTCTCAGTACGTGGAGTACAGATACAGCGGCGGGTCTAGGGGGGGATCTCGACCACCACCTCTGCCTGCTGAACCTCCACCTCCGCTACCCCCTCTACCCAAATGA
- the LOC120061061 gene encoding cyclin-T1-like isoform X2, which yields MAASFPSPSAINNNKWYFTREQIENSPSRRAGLDPDKELSYRQQAANLLQDMGQRLNVSQLTINTAIVYMHRFYMIQSFTRFHRNVIAPATLFLAAKVEEQPRKLEHVIKVTHACLNPQDPSPDVRSDAYLQQAQDLVILESIILQTLAFEITIDHPHTHVVKCTQLVRASKDLAQTSYFMATNSLHLTTFCLQHSPPIVACVCIHLACKWSNWEIPVSTDSKHWWEYVDNTVTLELLDELTHEFLQILEKTPSRLKRIRNWKAAGQTVKGGKSKVPEDGDQTDGMMSMVSMSSSETTLGGLMSLSNPLSSSSSSMAPILLELKSTLGSGSDQPSHAELHAPAKVSLSEYRAKHADVLAAQKRKLENMEASVKREYATAAQALIGQQQRKEKHHRDQQQSSSHHSSSASSDLSNPSPIILKIPLEKERGERSSLKMRLPLGSGGGVGHSGGGNRGAGGEKDIKVRIRVPEKVRSGGSGEEGGKTREGKHRERSNHHHHHHHHHHSSSSFSGASVSSSSSHKHSASAAGAVGGSSSKKAPSDSSRMSSSSSVSRKRTHSTESQGSHSSKVSKSSRNSAHQLPALLAASGAHSLGAHPTDILPSLGLPSLHQGNYSHSKGDKPDTNGHNAGVGSQSNEYQDTFEMLNSLLSAQGVQPAQPPMFDCRSQYVEYRYSGGSRGGSRPPPLPAEPPPPLPPLPK from the exons ATGGCGGCTTCCTTCCCTTCTCCTTCTGcaataaacaacaacaaatggTACTTCACCCGAGAACAGATCGAGAATAGCCCGTCTCGCCGTGCGGGGCTTGATCCAGACAAAGAATTGTCCTACAGACAACAAGCTGCGAACCTTCTACAGGACATGGGACAACGACTTAATGT GTCCCAGCTAACAATTAATACTGCCATTGTGTATATGCACCGATTCTACATGATCCAGTCATTCACCAGGTTCCACAGAAAT GTCATAGCTCCAGCAACACTATTCCTGGCTGCAAAGGTTGAGGAGCAGCCCCGCAAGTTGGAGCATGTTATCAAGGTGACCCATGCATGCCTCAACCCTCAGGACCCTTCACCAGATGTCCGCAGTGAT GCTTACCTGCAACAAGCCCAAGACCTGGTCATTCTTGAGAGCATTATACTCCAGACCCTGG CCTTTGAAATCACCATTGACCACCCACATACTCATGTTGTCAAGTGCACCCAGCTAGTCAGAG CGAGTAAGGATTTGGCCCAGACATCatacttcatggctaccaacag TCTACACCTAACCACATTCTGCCTGCAACACAGCCCGCCCATCGTGGCCTGCGTTTGCATCCACCTGGCCTGCAAGTGGTCCAACTGGGAGATCCCAGTCTCCACAGACAGCAAGCACTGGTGGGAGTATGTGGACAATACTGTCACCCTCGAGCTGCTGGATG AGCTCACCCACGAGTTCCTGCAGATCTTGGAGAAGACACCAAGCCGACTAAAACGCATTCGCAACTGGAAA GCGGCAGGTCAGACAGTGAAGGGAGGGAAGTCCAAGGTGCCAGAGGACGGCGATCAGACAGATGGCATGATGAGCATGGTCTCCATGTCGTCGTCTGAGACCACGCTGGGCGGCCTGATGAgcctctccaaccctctctcttcatcttcctcctccatGGCTCCCATACTACTGGAGCTCAAGTCGACCCTTGGCAGTGGTTCCGACCAGCCCAGCCACGCCGAGCTGCACGCCCCGGCCAAGGTGTCACTGAGCGAGTACCGGGCCAAGCACGCTGACGTCCTGGCTGCTCAGAAGAGGAAGCTGGAGAACATGGAGGCCAGCGTGAAGAGGGAGTACGCCACGGCAGCCCAGGCTCTGATAGGCCAGCAGCAGAGGAAGGAGAAGCACCACCGTGACCAGCAGCAATCCAGCTCCCACCATTCCAGCTCGGCCTCCTCTGACCTCAGCAACCCCTCGCCCATCATCCTCAAGATCCCCCTGGAAAAGGAGAGGGGCGAGCGCAGCTCCCTGAAGATGCGCCTCCCTCTGGGGTCTGGGGGAGGCGTGGGGCACAGTGGAGGAGGGaacagaggagcaggaggagaaaAGGACATCAAAGTGAGAATTCGGGTGCCTGAGAAAGTACGCAGTGGAGGCTCGGGAGAGGAGGGGGGCAAGACTAGGGAGGGAAAGCACCGAGAACGTTccaaccaccatcatcatcaccaccaccaccatcattcatCGTCATCTTTTAGCGGTGCTTCTGTCTCTTCGTCCTCGTCTCATAAACACTCAGCCAGTGCTGCTGGAGCTGTAGGAGGAAGCAGCAGCAAAAAAGCCCCCAGTGATTCGTCTAGAAtgagctcctcttcctctgtgtCTCGAAAGAGGACACATTCCACGGAGTCCCAGGGCTCCCACTCGTCCAAAGTCTCTAAGTCCTCCAGGAACTCAGCTCACCAGCTGCCTGCTCTTTTAGCTGCCTCTGGAGCACACTCCCTGGGGGCACACCCCACTGACATCCTCCCCTCCCTGggtctcccctccctccaccaGGGCAACTACTCTCACTCCAAGGGGGACAAGCCGGACACTAACGGACACAATGCAGGTGTTGGCAGCCAGTCGAATGAGTATCAGGACACGTTTGAAATGCTGAACTCTTTACTGAGTGCTCAGGGGGTGCAGCCTGCCCAGCCTCCCATGTTTGATTGCCGGTCTCAGTACGTGGAGTACAGATACAGCGGCGGGTCTAGGGGGGGATCTCGACCACCACCTCTGCCTGCTGAACCTCCACCTCCGCTACCCCCTCTACCCAAATGA